One window of Dermochelys coriacea isolate rDerCor1 chromosome 22, rDerCor1.pri.v4, whole genome shotgun sequence genomic DNA carries:
- the LOC119846635 gene encoding interleukin-18-like, whose translation MSCEEIRVFAVKFGLDFDLYFEDDEGLECDYWKKERSLQHQIFRNTSNQILMVQPGPENTVTNVFESMADQEMIPGCGVHFTIHYYKDYTLEEGLPVAFSVLVENKTYCMYCTHESGEKTVRFREEEVPREICEKSSDIIFIQKSISPTDTKAFKFESSLMRGYFLAFQKGEDLSKLILKQCENEDQVDESTHMTVSQIN comes from the exons ATGAGCTGTGAAGAGATCCGTGTGTTTGCAGTGAAATTTGGGCTAGACTTTGACCTCTATTTTGAAG ATGATGAAG GTCTCGAGTGCGACTACTGGAAGAAGGAACGCTCCCTACAGCACCAGATCTTTCGAAACACATCTAATCAGATACTCATGGTACAGCCAGGCCCAGAGAATACTGTCACGAATGTATTTGAGTCTATGGCAGATCAAGAGATGATACCTG GATGCGGAGTGCATTTCACGATCCACTATTACAAAGACTACACGTTGGAGGAAGGGTTGCCCGTGGCATTCAGCGTCCTGGTAGAAAACAAGACTTACTGTATGTACTGCACACATGAAAGTGGGGAAAAGACTGTTCGATTTAGG GAAGAGGAAGTTCCCAGAGAAATTTGTGAAAAAAGCAGTGACATCATCTTCATCCAAAAGTCAATTTCACCAACAGACACAAAGGCATTCAAATTTGAATCTTCACTAATGCGAGGCTACTTCTTGGCCTTTCAGAAAGGAGAGGACTTAAGCAAACTGATTTTAAAGCAATGTGAAAATGAAGACCAAGTGGATGAATCCACACATATGACTGTCTCCCAAATAAACTGA